One genomic segment of Centroberyx gerrardi isolate f3 chromosome 4, fCenGer3.hap1.cur.20231027, whole genome shotgun sequence includes these proteins:
- the LOC139927311 gene encoding cryptochrome-2-like → MVVNSVHWFRKGLRLHDNPALQEALNGADTVRCVYILDPWFAGSANVGVNRWRFLLESLEDLDSSLRKLNSRLFVVRGQPTDVFPRLFKEWKVTRLTFEYDSEPYGKERDGAIIKMANEFGVETIVRNSHTLYNLDRIIEMNNNSPPLTFKRFQTIVNRLELPRRPLPPITQQQMDRCRTQIADNHDQHYSIPSLEELGFRTAGLPPAVWHGGESEALDRLNKHLDRKVWVANFEHPRVNMCSLFASPTGLSPYLRFGCLSCRVFYYNLRELYMKLRKRCSPPLSLFGQLLWREFFYTAATNNPNFDHMEGNPICVQIPWDQNPEALAKWAEGRTGFPWIDAIMTQLRQEGWIHHLARHAVACFLTRGDLWISWESGMKVFEELLLDADWSVNAGSWMWLSCSAFFQQFFHCYCPVGFGRRTDPSGDYIRRYIPILKDYPNRYIYEPWNAPESVQKAANCVIGVDYPKPMINHAEGSRLNIERMKQVYQQLSHYRGLSLLASVPTIQEEAEPPMTDDSQTSSGPDSPLRDDSEAAGCSTAPDSSTVCTSSTAIGSHPDLDEAAAGDSFQTPCTSSGPHTAPSAPAITSTSTSTGRPPATSPNQATTSPPPPLFPAPAPAQSPFSKPCPCPSSSLSPCPTPSFPCPAPSAALVQQASSLVPRRKGVPRKLRRSQRHRGRQICTTTAREGERRAEEEEEEKERGGEEKMEEEVEEEEEEEERMEEETSGERADNQQ, encoded by the exons ATGGTGGTGAATTCCGTGCACTGGTTTCGCAAAGGTCTGCGGTTGCATGATAATCCGGCGTTGCAGGAGGCCCTGAATGGAGCGGACACTGTGCGCTGTGTTTATATCCTAGACCCCTGGTTTGCTGGCTCCGCTAACGTGGGAGTCAACCGATGGAG GTTTCTGCTGGAGTCTCTGGAGGACTTGGACAGCAGTCTGAGGAAGCTCAACTCCAGATTGTTTGTAGTCAGAGGGCAGCCAACTGATGTCTTCCCAAGGCTCTTTAAG GAGTGGAAAGTGACCAGGCTGACGTTTGAATACGACTCGGAGCCTtatgggaaggagagggatggGGCCATCATTAAGATGGCCAATGAGTTTGGAGTGGAGACCATCGTCAgaaactcacacactctctacaACCTGGATAG GATAATAGAGATGAACAACAACAGCCCTCCTCTGACCTTTAAGCGCTTTCAGACCATTGTGAACAGACTGGAGCTGCCCAGGAGACCTCTGCCTCCCATCACCCAGCAGCAGATGGATAGATGTAGGACTCAGATAGCTGACAACCATGACCAGCACTACAGTATACCGTCACTGGAGGAACTAG GTTTCAGGACAGCGGGTTTGCCTCCTGCTGTGTGGCatggaggagagtcagaggcCTTGGACAGACTCAACAAACATCTGGACAGAAAG gtGTGGGTGGCCAACTTTGAGCACCCTCGGGTCAACATGTGTTCTCTGTTCGCCAGTCCTACTGGCCTCAGCCCCTACCTTCGCTTTGGCTGTCTGTCCTGTAGGGTTTTCTACTACAACCTCAGAGAGCTTTACATGAAG CTTCGCAAGCGTTGCAGTCCTCCGCTGTCCCTGTTCGGCCAGTTGTTATGGAGGGAGTTCTTCTACACAGCCGCCACCAACAACCCAAACTTCGACCACATGGAGGGAAACCCCATCTGTGTCCAG ATCCCATGGGACCAGAACCCCGAGGCGCTGGCTAAGTGGGCTGAGGGTCGGACCGGCTTCCCCTGGATAGACGCCATCATGACCCAGTTGAGACAGGAGGGCTGGATCCACCACCTGGCCCGACATGCCGTGGCCTGCTTCCTCACCAGGGGGGACCTCTGGATCAGCTGGGAGAGTGGCATGAAG GTATTTGAGGAGTTACTGCTGGATGCAGATTGGAGTGTGAACGCTGGCAGCTGGATGTGGCTGTCCTGCAGTGCCTTCTTCCAACAGTTCTTCCACTGCTACTGTCCCGTCGGCTTTGGAAGGCGTACCGATCCATCAGGAGACTACATCAG GCGTTACATCCCCATCCTGAAGGACTACCCTAATCGCTACATCTACGAGCCGTGGAACGCCCCCGAGTCGGTCCAGAAGGCAGCCAACTGTGTGATCGGGGTGGATTACCCCAAACCCATGATCAACCACGCAGAGGGCAGCAGGCTCAACATAGAGAGGATGAAACAAGTCTACCAGCAACTCTCACATTACAGAGGACTCA gtctaCTGGCATCAGTGCCAACTATCCAGGAGGAGGCAGAGCCACCAATGACTGACGACTCCCAGACCAGCAGCGGCCCTG ACTCTCCTCTTAGAGATGACAGCGAAGCAGCCGGCTGCTCTACGGCTCCTGACTCGTCCACAGTCTGTACATCCTCTACAGCCATCGGCTCACATCCAGACCTGGATGAGGCAGCAGCCGGTGACTCATTCCAGACACCCTGCACCTCCTCGGGCCCACACACAGCCCCATCTGCACCAGCCATAACCTCCACCTCAACCTCTACAGGCCGTCCGCCAGCCACATCCCCAAACCAGGCCAcaacatctcctcctcctcctctcttcccagcCCCAGCTCCAGCCCAGAGCCCTTTCTCGAAACCCTgcccctgcccctcctcctccctgtctccatgTCCCACCCCGTCCTTCCCCTGCCCAGCTCCAAGCGCAGCCCTGGTCCAGCAGGCCTCCTCTCTAGTCCCGAGGAGGAAAGGCGTCCCCCGCAAGCTCCGCCGCAGCCAGAGGCACCGAGGCCGACAGATCTGCACTACGACagccagggagggagagaggagagctgaggaggaggaggaggagaaggagagaggaggggaggagaagatggaggaggaggttgaagaggaggaggaggaggaggagaggatggaagagGAGACGTCCGGGGAGCGAGCAGACAATCAGCAGTGA